Proteins from a genomic interval of Deltaproteobacteria bacterium:
- a CDS encoding YeeE/YedE family protein, which translates to MNRAEKFWNPYLAGIALGLVLLSSFLVMGKGLGASGAANRFGIAALNSIAPAHVAASPGMSDAVEGGRHPLDNWLVFEVLGVFLGGAVAAYTAGRMNWKIVRGTGWSAQKRLAFAFGGGVVMGIAARMARGCTSGQALSGGAVLSAGSWAFMLMVFAGGYAVAYFVRRQWS; encoded by the coding sequence ATGAATCGCGCCGAGAAATTCTGGAATCCCTACCTTGCCGGTATCGCGCTCGGTCTTGTGCTCTTGTCGTCCTTTCTCGTGATGGGCAAGGGACTCGGGGCGTCGGGCGCGGCGAACCGATTCGGCATCGCCGCACTCAACAGCATCGCTCCCGCTCACGTCGCCGCGAGTCCCGGCATGTCCGACGCGGTCGAAGGCGGGCGGCACCCGCTCGACAACTGGCTGGTCTTCGAGGTGCTCGGTGTGTTCCTGGGCGGCGCGGTCGCCGCGTACACGGCCGGGCGAATGAACTGGAAGATCGTCCGCGGCACGGGATGGTCCGCGCAGAAGCGCCTCGCGTTCGCGTTCGGCGGCGGCGTGGTGATGGGCATCGCCGCACGCATGGCGCGGGGCTGCACGTCGGGCCAGGCGCTCTCGGGCGGCGCGGTGCTCTCGGCGGGGAGCTGGGCGTTCATGCTGATGGTATTCGCGGGCGGCTACGCCGTCGCGTACTTCGTGCGGAGGCAGTGGTCATGA
- a CDS encoding YeeE/YedE family protein, whose translation MNTLFPFDSLVHGHYQFGLVAAVAIGFAFGFVLERAGFGRADKLAAQFYLHDMRVFKVMFTGIVTAMLGLVIAAGLGLADLRAISQSVASETFWVPMIAGGFLLGVGFIVSGYCPGTSLVASASGNLDGIMAFAGVVVGTLIYGEAFPAIREFHFAGAAGQVFLYDVFGMSPALLAAIVAVAAVAMFFGAEKVERIVRAKRTMGADEAPEPVRRMAFGAIGALAATAVVVMLVPVTMGAATPATIDSIDAETLAHRVVESPWTIRVIDLRDAEACAAARVPGSECVGPDGLASLGLADDAGARELVLVGDAAFHAPAAANAYPGRISALAGGFPSWRAFALEAPAESPGADWTPAEWDRFRFRTALNGVLTGAAAAPVVAAPTGAVAAAPKKKKAGGCS comes from the coding sequence ATGAACACGCTCTTCCCCTTCGATTCGCTCGTACACGGCCATTATCAATTCGGCCTCGTCGCGGCGGTGGCGATCGGTTTTGCGTTCGGATTTGTGCTCGAGCGCGCGGGATTCGGCCGCGCCGACAAGCTCGCGGCGCAGTTCTATCTGCATGATATGCGCGTCTTCAAGGTGATGTTCACGGGCATCGTAACGGCGATGCTCGGCCTCGTCATCGCCGCCGGGCTGGGTCTCGCCGACCTTCGCGCGATCTCGCAGTCGGTGGCGAGCGAGACATTTTGGGTGCCGATGATCGCGGGAGGCTTTCTGCTCGGCGTCGGGTTCATCGTGTCGGGCTACTGCCCGGGAACGTCGCTCGTCGCGAGCGCGTCCGGAAACCTCGACGGCATTATGGCGTTCGCGGGCGTCGTCGTCGGAACGCTCATCTACGGCGAGGCGTTTCCCGCGATTCGCGAATTCCATTTCGCGGGCGCTGCCGGCCAAGTCTTTCTCTACGACGTTTTCGGTATGAGCCCCGCGCTACTCGCGGCAATCGTCGCGGTCGCTGCCGTGGCGATGTTCTTCGGCGCCGAAAAGGTCGAGCGGATCGTTCGCGCGAAACGTACAATGGGAGCGGACGAAGCGCCCGAACCCGTTCGTCGCATGGCGTTCGGCGCGATCGGCGCGCTGGCCGCGACCGCAGTGGTCGTGATGCTCGTCCCCGTGACCATGGGCGCGGCGACACCGGCCACGATTGATTCGATCGACGCCGAAACCCTCGCGCACCGCGTGGTAGAGTCGCCGTGGACGATCCGCGTGATCGACCTGCGCGACGCCGAGGCGTGCGCGGCCGCTCGCGTGCCCGGAAGCGAATGCGTCGGTCCGGACGGACTGGCGTCACTTGGCCTTGCCGACGACGCAGGCGCCCGCGAACTGGTGCTCGTCGGCGACGCCGCATTCCATGCGCCGGCCGCGGCGAATGCTTACCCGGGGAGAATTTCGGCGCTCGCGGGCGGGTTCCCGTCGTGGCGCGCGTTCGCGCTCGAAGCCCCCGCAGAATCGCCGGGTGCCGATTGGACGCCCGCTGAGTGGGATCGCTTTCGCTTCCGGACGGCGCTGAACGGCGTGCTCACGGGCGCGGCCGCCGCGCCGGTCGTTGCCGCGCCGACGGGCGCTGTCGCCGCCGCGCCGAAAAAGAAAAAGGCCGGCGGGTGCAGTTGA
- a CDS encoding 4Fe-4S dicluster domain-containing protein, whose amino-acid sequence MRRLTREIRYAMAVDTRRCVGCNACVLACKAENNLPENGFRDWIVTETTGKFPNLFQEIRSERCNHCANAPCVSACPTGASHVGVGGIVLVDPDKCTGCKACIASCPYDARYVHEDGGFVDKCTFCVHRVEKGGQPACVEICPTRSLTFGDANDPDSEISRLRASRKSKTSKPEAGTRPNVHFLI is encoded by the coding sequence ATGAGACGCCTCACGCGCGAGATTCGCTATGCGATGGCCGTGGACACACGCCGGTGCGTGGGCTGCAATGCCTGTGTGCTGGCCTGCAAGGCTGAAAACAATCTGCCCGAAAACGGCTTTCGCGACTGGATCGTGACCGAAACGACGGGCAAGTTCCCAAACCTGTTTCAGGAGATTCGCTCGGAACGCTGCAATCACTGCGCGAACGCGCCATGCGTGTCGGCGTGCCCGACCGGCGCGAGTCACGTGGGAGTCGGCGGCATTGTGCTCGTCGATCCCGACAAGTGCACCGGCTGCAAAGCGTGCATTGCGTCGTGCCCTTACGACGCGCGCTACGTGCACGAGGACGGCGGCTTCGTCGACAAGTGCACGTTCTGCGTCCATCGGGTCGAAAAGGGCGGGCAGCCCGCGTGCGTCGAGATCTGCCCGACACGTTCGCTCACGTTCGGCGACGCGAACGATCCGGACAGCGAAATCTCCCGGCTTCGTGCGTCGCGCAAATCAAAGACATCGAAGCCCGAAGCCGGCACGCGGCCCAACGTCCACTTCCTGATCTAG